In Aedes albopictus strain Foshan chromosome 3, AalbF5, whole genome shotgun sequence, the following are encoded in one genomic region:
- the LOC134290856 gene encoding uncharacterized protein LOC134290856, translating to MADERSRQQLINRRTTLIAALGRAEQFVEKYVAERDSGQVKLRLESLDTVWMGLEDVQTQLEDLELTNQGMAQNLAFRSHNETRYFQIKASLQSYLPNVPPSTNANLQSSPSGLSGIKLPTISLPEFDGDYNNWLAFHDTFVALIHSNPDVHDIQKLHYLRAALKGEAAQLIESIGISSANYPIAWQTLVSRYANDYLLKKRHLQALLDCPRMKKESAAALHSVVDEYERHTKTLRQLGEPIDSWSTMLEHLLCLRLDDATQKAWEDFATTTTNPDYGCLIDFLHRRIRVLESMSVNHQAQPTSNQQPPMFRRPPFHKTVSHAVTEATPRKCHSCDQHHPLFQCPRFERMSVADRLKVVNDQHLCHNCFRQDHLARNCQSKFSCRHCRKRHHSLLHPGYHPLETEQSSTTVRPSTYTPKPIVKQDAAPNRRPPTSTNAVSEQTSNSSQTSNANVLLSTVVLMVLDCNGQAHPARALLDNGSQSNIISDRLCQLLRLKRNKINIPVFGVGESSSSVNHSVSATISSRTSDFEIGLDFLVMPRITIDLPVVSSPSNDWHAPQDLPLADPTFNKTGAIDMLLGAEHFFTYVNPGTRIVEGENPILIKSVFGWIVTGRNQTPLKSPPEACHVSLSDPLHEAMERFWLLEEVENRPNYSVEEQQCESHYISNVSRTPEGRYIVRLPRHPNFDHMLGESKSAALRRFYSLERRLSKEPHLMEEYHSFLSEYLSLGHMRVVPSSEEEPQQVHYLPHHAVLKEASTTTKVRVVFDGSAKTSTGYSLNDALQVGPIVQDELLTLVLRFRKYPIALVADIAKMYRQVLLHPDDTPLQRILWRFHPDDPITTYELSTVTYGLAPSSFLATRTLQQLAADEGDAYPHGAPALKKGFYVDDYIGGADTEEEAIETREELDELLAKGGFQLRKWASNSEKVLEGLDPSRIATQPTMKFDHEEPIKALGICWEPRTDLLRFDSTPTVGNGPPTKRSILSAVSKHFDPLGLTAPVVIRAKMLLQELWLQPCGWDEEVSDAIEDKWNSYCTDLPKIVSYRVERYAFLPNSYVQLHTFADASQQAYGACIYARSTDVEGAVKVRLIASKSKVAPLKRVSIPRLELSAAVLAARLHKRVSEALDMPITASHFWSDSTVTLEWLRSPPYTWSTFIANRVSEIQTTTQGSYWHHIAGRENPADLVSRGMTVEKFLSSNLWHHGPAWLTAPETEWPISTQQQKTPEEILERRRMVAAVQNKPEVNGMFDTSLCYNRLTRVTAYCLRFIQACRSGRRRTTSSPCPELDVITNAITVEEMSAARMKLIKLAQADVFAEEIRYLGKGKAVSKHSSLRLLSPFIDDSGILRVGGRLRLSDQPYITKHPILLPNSHPLTRSIAMHYHLRLLHGGGRVTLAAIRQEFWPIQGRRLVNHIVRNCFRCSRASPVPAKQQTGQLPLQRITPSRPFSVTGVDFAGPVYMKAIHKRASPTKAYISVFVCFVTKAVHLELVSDLSTPAFLNALRRFIARRGCPTHIHSDNGKNFEGARNALHELYQMLRREKATGFIATHCSSQGIQWHMTPPKAPHFGGLWEAAVKVAKKHMYRQLGNAKLSFEDMSTVLAQIEGAMNSRPLTPLTEDPNDLAVLTPAHFLIGTTQSALPDAEVCQVPINRLDHYRALQHRVQQFWHQWQTEYLQELQKENKINAPNTAIQPGRMVVVVDEFLAPVKWPLARIVNTIEGPDGLIRVVDLHTTKGIIRRPVTKICLLPFESGTQ from the coding sequence ATGGCGGACGAACGTTCGAGACAGCAGCTCATCAACCGGCGGACGACGCTCATCGCTGCGCTAGGAAGAGCGGAACAATTCGTCGAGAAATACGTGGCGGAACGGGACAGTGGCCAGGTGAAACTACGTCTCGAGAGCCTCGATACCGTGTGGATGGGATTGGAGGATGTGCAGACCCAGCTCGAGGACCTGGAACTGACCAACCAAGGTATGGCGCAAAATCTCGCTTTCCGTTCCCACAACGAAACCCGCTATTTCCAAATTAAGGCTTCTCTTCAATCCTACCTCCCCAATGTACCACCTTCGACAAACGCAAATCTCCAATCGTCTCCCTCTGGCCTGTCTGGCATCAAACTACCAACCATTTCCCTGCCGGAGTTCGACGGGGACTACAACAACTGGTTAGCTTTCCACGACACGTTCGTCGCTCTAATCCACTCCAACCCCGACGTTCACGACATCCAAAAGTTGCATTACCTCCGTGCTGCTCTGAAAGGAGAGGCAGCACAGCTAATCGAATCCATCGGCATCAGCTCCGCCAACTACCCGATTGCATGGCAAACCCTCGTCTCTCGCTACGCTAACGATTATCTCCTCAAAAAGCGACACCTCCAAGCCCTCCTCGATTGCCCTCGAATGAAAAAGGAATCCGCCGCTGCATTGCATTCCGTCGTCGACGAGTACGAGCGCCACACCAAGACCCTCCGCCAACTTGGTGAACCTATCGATTCCTGGAGCACTATGCTGGAGCATCTTCTTTGCCTCCGACTCGACGACGCGACGCAGAAAGCATGGGAAGATTTCGCTACGACCACCACAAACCCCGACTACGGTTGTCTCATTGATTTTCTCCACCGTCGCATTCGTGTGCTAGAATCAATGTCCGTTAATCACCAAGCACAGCCAACATCCAATCAACAACCACCAATGTTTCGACGCCCACCGTTCCACAAAACCGTTTCCCATGCCGTTACAGAAGCCACACCACGAAAATGCCACTCTTGCGATCAACATCATCCTCTCTTCCAATGCCCACGATTCGAAAGAATGTCCGTCGCCGATCGTCTGAAAGTCGTCAATGACCAACACCTCTGCCACAATTGTTTTCGTCAAGACCACCTCGCTCGCAATTGTCAATCAAAATTCTCGTGTCGTCACTGCCGAAAACGACACCATTCATTGCTCCACCCAGGCTACCACCCACTCGAAACCGAACAATCATCCACCACCGTTCGCCCATCAACGTACACACCGAAGCCCATCGTCAAACAAGATGCAGCACCCAACCGACGACCACCCACTTCCACGAATGCTGTCAGTGAACAGACGTCCAACTCCTCGCAAACATCGAACGCCAATGTTTTGCTTTCGACAGTCGTGTTGATGGTCCTCGATTGTAATGGTCAAGCTCACCCCGCACGAGCTCTGTTGGATAATGGATCGCAATCCAACATCATCAGCGATCGACTATGCCAGCTCCTCCGTCTCAAGCGAAACAAGATCAACATCCCAGTGTTCGGTGTCGGTGAGTCCTCCTCCAGTGTCAACCACTCGGTCAGTGCTACTATCAGTTCGAGAACCTCCGATTTCGAGATTGGTTTGGACTTCCTCGTCATGCCCCGTATAACGATCGATTTGCCCGTTGTTTCCTCTCCTTCCAATGACTGGCATGCCCCGCAAGATCTTCCGTTGGCCGACCCTACCTTCAATAAGACCGGTGCCATCGACATGTTGCTCGGAGCGGAACACTTTTTTACATACGTGAACCCTGGTACCCGGATCGTAGAAGGTGAAAACCCGATCCTCATCAAGAGCGTTTTCGGCTGGATTGTCACCGGTAGGAaccaaacgcccctgaaatcgccCCCCGAAGCATGCCATGTCTCGCTTTCCGATCCACTCCATGAGGCCATGGAACGCTTTTGGCTTCTCGAAGAGGTAGAAAACCGTCCAAACTACTCGGTGGAAGAACAGCAATGCGAATCCCACTACATTTCCAATGTCTCACGTACACCGGAGGGAAGATATATCGTCCGTTTGCCCCGTCATCCAAATTTCGATCACATGCTCGGTGAGTCGAAGTCTGCTGCACTGCGTCGGTTCTATTCCCTGGAAAGACGGCTGAGCAAGGAACCCCATTTAATGGAAGAGTACCACTCTTTCCTATCCGAATACCTTTCGCTTGGACACATGCGAGTTGTTCCATCGAGCGAAGAGGAACCGCAGCAGGTGCATTATTTGCCCCACCATGCCGTACTGAAAGAGGCCAGTACAACCACCAAAGTGCGTGTAGTCTTTGACGGATCCGCGAAAACCTCCACCGGATATTCCCTCAACGACGCCCTCCAAGTCGGTCCGATTGTTCAGGACGAGCTACTGACACTAGTCCTCCGATTCCGCAAGTATCCAATAGCCCTCGTAGCGGACATCGCGAAAATGTATCGCCAGGTGTTACTGCATCCCGACGACACACCACTACAGCGCATTCTCTGGCGATTTCATCCAGACGACCCGATCACCACGTACGAATTGTCTACGGTTACCTATGGACTAGCACCGTCATCATTCCTTGCCACTCGGACCCTGCAACAGCTCGCTGCCGACGAAGGAGATGCCTACCCGCACGGAGCCCCCGCTCTGAAGAAGGGATTCTATGTGGACGATTATATAGGGGGAGCGGATACAGAGGAAGAGGCAATCGAAACACGGGAGGAACTTGACGAACTGCTGGCCAAAGGAGGATTCCAATTGAGGAAATGGGCATCCAACAGCGAAAAGGTCCTGGAAGGACTCGACCCATCGCGAATTGCAACCCAACCAACGATGAAATTTGACCACGAAGAGCCCATCAAAGCGCTCGGGATCTGTTGGGAACCCAGGACGGACCTGCTGAGATTCGACTCGACCCCTACTGTCGGAAATGGTCCACCAACTAAACGTTCTATTCTGTCTGCCGTTTCAAAACACTTCGATCCCCTAGGTCTCACCGCCCCAGTCGTCATACGAGCAAAAATGTTACTGCAGGAGCTCTGGCTGCAGCCTTGCGGGTGGGATGAAGAGGTATCCGACGCTATTGAAGACAAGTGGAACAGCTATTGCACCGACCTACCGAAGATTGTCTCCTACCGTGTTGAACGATATGCATTTCTTCCGAATTCCTACGTTCAGCTGCACACATTTGCGGATGCATCCCAGCAAGCATACGGCGCTTGCATTTATGCCCGTTCCACAGACGTCGAAGGTGCCGTAAAAGTCCGATTGATCGCTTCCAAATCGAAGGTAGCCCCCCTCAAGCGAGTTTCCATTCCCCGTCTGGAGCTATCTGCTGCTGTGCTGGCTGCGCGGTTGCATAAGCGAGTTTCCGAAGCATTGGATATGCCTATCACTGCTTCCCATTTTTGGTCCGATTCCACCGTCACACTTGAGTGGCTTCGATCGCCTCCATACACTTGGAGCACCTTCATCGCGAATAGGGTTTCTGAAATCCAAACCACAACACAGGGATCCTATTGGCACCATATCGCAGGGAGAGAGAATCCAGCGGACCTAGTCAGCAGAGGAATGACCGTCGAAAAATTTCTATCCAGCAACTTGTGGCACCATGGGCCAGCCTGGCTAACAGCACCTGAAACGGAGTGGCCAATTAGTACCCAGCAGCAGAAAACacccgaagaaatcctggagcgACGAAGAATGGTGGCGGCTGTGCAAAATAAGCCCGAAGTGAATGGCATGTTTGACACATCGCTGTGCTATAATCGTTTGACACGAGTGACAGCATACTGTCTGCGCTTCATCCAAGCTTGTCGTAGTGGTCGTCGTCGAACTACATCGTCACCATGTCCCGAGTTGGATGTGATAACAAATGCAATCACCGTTGAGGAGATGTCAGCAGCCCGTATGAAACTAATCAAGCTAGCCCAAGCAGACGTCTTTGCAGAGGAGATTAGGTACTTGGGGAAGGGAAAAGCGGTTTCCAAGCATTCGAGCCTACGTCTTCTGAGCCCTTTCATCGACGATTCGGGAATATTGAGAGTTGGGGGTAGATTGCGTTTGTCAGATCAGCCTTATATAACCAAACATCCCATCCtccttcccaattcccatccattAACACGGTCAATCGCCATGCACTACCATCTGAGGCTACTCCACGGTGGCGGCCGTGTGACCCTAGCGGCCATTCGCCAAGAATTTTGGCCGATACAAGGAAGGCGATTGGTCAACCACATCGTACGGAATTGCTTCCGTTGCTCTAGAGCCTCACCCGTTCCCGCCAAACAACAAACTGGACAACTGCCGCTGCAGAGAATTACCCCGAGCCGTCCTTTTTCTGTCACTGGAGTAGATTTTGCCGGTCCGGTCTACATGAAAGCAATCCACAAACGCGCCTCACCAACCAAGGCTTACATCAGCGTCTTCGTTTGCTTCGTCACGAAAGCTGTGCACCTAGAGCTGGTGAGTGACCTCTCCACACCAGCATTTCTCAACGCGCTACGAAGGTTCATCGCTCGTCGCGGGTGCCCCACACACATACACTCCGACAACGGAAAGAATTTCGAGGGAGCCCGCAACGCACTGCACGAATTGTACCAAATGCTACGGCGAGAAAAGGCAACCGGATTCATTGCCACACACTGCTCAAGCCAGGGAATCCAGTGGCATATGACTCCACCGAAGGCCCCACATTTTGGCGGACTGTGGGAAGCTGCCGTCAAGGTGGCCAAGAAGCATATGTACCGTCAGCTAGGAAATGCGAAGCTGTCTTTCGAAGATATGTCGACGGTATTGGCGCAGATAGAAGGCGCCATGAATTCTCGTCCCTTGACACCACTCACGGAGGACCCCAATGATTTAGCCGTTCTGACACCAGCCCATTTTCTCATCGGAACTACACAGTCTGCTCTCCCCGATGCGGAAGTATGCCAGGTTCCGATCAACCGCCTCGACCACTATCGAGCCCTGCAACACCGAGTTCAACAATTTTGGCATCAGTGGCAGACCGAATATTTGCAGGAACtgcaaaaagaaaacaaaatcaaCGCTCCCAATACAGCAATTCAGCCCGGCAGGATGGTTGTCGTCGTCGATGAATTTCTAGCTCCCGTCAAGTGGCCTCTAGCGAGAATTGTCAACACCATTGAAGGACCAGACGGGCTCATCCGAGTCGTTGACCTGCACACCACCAAAGGAATCATTCGCCGTCCGGTCACGAAGATCTGTTTGCTGCCTTTTGAATCAGGAACTCAATGA
- the LOC134284267 gene encoding trypsin-1-like, producing MASTVFAVTFELILLITAGYALPSRAHQRIVGGDEIDIAKVPFMASVSGNRGHYCGGSILSGRWILTAAHCIGDSGSSGLAVRVGSSRHAEGGQQVRVRRCEVHPRWNPSTIDYDFALLELEEVLVLGKDVQAVVLPAKDEAVAYGKVLLVCGWGKTVNGGSANSPTLRAVNVPVVNQKQCERAYSNFVQVTPRMLCAGHAEGGKDMCNEDSGGPLVDGKKQVGVVSWSKECAAAGTPGVYARVAVVRDWIKEVAGV from the coding sequence ATGGCCTCAACCGTGTTCGCTGTAACGTTCGAACTAATTTTGCTGATCACCGCAGGATACGCATTGCCCAGTAGAGCCCATCAAAGGATCGTCGGGGGCGATGAAATCGACATCGCTAAAGTTCCCTTCATGGCATCGGTATCGGGCAACCGTGGCCATTACTGCGGTGGATCGATCTTAAGCGGACGTTGGATTCTGACTGCGGCTCATTGTATCGGGGATTCGGGCAGTTCGGGGCTTGCCGTTAGAGTTGGCTCCAGTCGTCACGCCGAGGGCGGTCAGCAGGTTCGGGTTCGACGTTGTGAGGTGCATCCTCGGTGGAATCCTTCGACGATTGACTACGACTTTGCACTATTGGAGTTGGAAGAGGTGCTAGTGCTTGGGAAGGATGTGCAGGCTGTGGTGTTGCCAGCGAAAGATGAGGCTGTTGCTTATGGGAAGGTTTTGTTGGTTTGTGGATGGGGGAAGACCGTGAACGGAGGATCAGCTAATAGTCCGACGTTGCGAGCAGTGAATGTTCCGGTGGTGAACCAGAAACAGTGTGAGAGGGCTTACTCGAATTTTGTGCAAGTTACCCCGAGAATGTTGTGCGCTGGGCACGCTGAAGGGGGTAAGGATATGTGCAATGAAGATTCCGGTGGTCCGCTGGTCGATGGAAAGAAACAGGTTGGTGTTGTATCCTGGAGTAAGGAGTGTGCTGCAGCGGGAACACCTGGAGTATATGCGCGGGTGGCTGTTGTTCGGGACTGGATAAAGGAGGTTGCGGGTGTTTGA